One segment of Salvia splendens isolate huo1 chromosome 20, SspV2, whole genome shotgun sequence DNA contains the following:
- the LOC121782361 gene encoding aluminum-activated malate transporter 9-like, with protein sequence MSKNSLLSVASKESIEEDASCLASERNGLKQLWCDSCDFARKALEMGRKDPRKAVYALKMGFALALVSLLIFWDMPIEDVSQYSIWAILTVIVMFEFSIGAMFIKGFNRGLGTFSAGILAFLFAGLSILAGPWDKIVIVISFFITGYCASYLRLYPTMAPYDYGFRVFVLTFCILMVAGNRNGGYVLAILTRLVLIALGACMCFVINICVYPIWSGDDLHCLVVNNFKELATSLEGCVNGYLESVNYERTSSRFMTQASSDQMYLGYKSVIESASKEQTLLGFALWEPPHGRYRKLHYPWKTYVKASNAVRHCAYTVMALHGCIMSEIQAPPEKRRVFYEELQEVSSEGARVLRELGSKIDKMEKLGGFKNILGQVHVAAEHLQKKIDHKSFLLVNSESWEVGSPRKDVEELDDPPQQHLGLKCLSETSIYAHKTQTQLPDEDFPPMQNLRRLVPWPSSFCLVESDGVLVREDEAKTYESASSLSLATFASLLIEFVARLQIVVDCFEELSEEAEFIDPDVVVLTKRGGIWTRLVRSLRFKK encoded by the exons atgagtaaaaataGCTTGCTCTCTGTAGCTAGCAAGGAAAGCATTGAGGAAGACGCCTCGTGTCTGGCCTCAGAGCGCAACGGGTTAAAGCAGCTGTGGTGCGACTCTTGTGATTTCGCGAGAAAGGCGTTGGAGATGGGGCGGAAGGATCCAAGAAAGGCGGTGTATGCACTCAAAATGGGCTTTGCATTAGCCCTTGTTTCACTGCTCATATTCTGGGACATGCCTATTGAAGATGTGTCCCAGTATTCAATCTGGGCTATCCTGACTGTCATTGTGATGTTTGAGTTCAGTATAG GGGCGATGTTCATCAAGGGATTCAACCGCGGATTAGGCACCTTTTCGGCTGGAATACTGGCTTTTTTGTTTGCAGGGCTGTCTATATTGGCTGGACCATGGGATAAGATTGTGATTGTTATAAGTTTCTTCATCACTG GCTATTGTGCCTCGTACTTGAGGCTTTACCCGACAATGGCGCCATACGACTATGGATTCCGTGTTTTTGTGCTCACATTCTGCATATTAATGGTGGCTGGGAACAGAAATGGGGGATATGTATTGGCAATTCTTACTAGATTGGTGCTGATTGCTCTTGGTGCTTGCATGTGCTTCGTCATCAACATCTGTGTGTACCCTATCTGGTCCGGAGACGATCTGCACTGCCTCGTCGTGAATAATTTCAAAGAGCTTGCTACATCTTTGGAAG GTTGTGTCAATGGCTACTTGGAAAGTGTTAACTACGAAAGAACGAGCAGCCGGTTCATGACTCAAGCATCGAGTGATCAGATGTATCTCGGCTACAAATCAGTCATAGAATCTGCAAGCAAAGAGCAAACCTTg TTAGGTTTCGCTCTATGGGAGCCGCCTCACGGCCGCTACAGAAAGCTTCACTATCCGTGGAAGACATATGTGAAGGCGAGCAACGCTGTTAGGCACTGTGCTTACACTGTGATGGCACTCCATGGATGCATTATGTCTGAAATTCAG GCGCCACCAGAGAAACGGAGGGTGTTCTATGAAGAGCTTCAGGAGGTGAGCAGTGAGGGAGCAAGGGTTCTGCGCGAGCTGGGAAGCAAGATAGACAAGATGGAGAAGCTGGGAGGATTCAAGAACATTCTAGGCCAAGTGCACGTTGCGGCTGAGCACCTGCAGAAGAAGATAGACCACAAATCATTCCTCCTTGTGAACTCAGAGAGCTGGGAAGTTGGGAGCCCCAGGAAGGATGTAGAAGAGCTAGATGATCCTCCACAGCAGCATCTTGGCCTTAAGTGTTTGAGTGAAACCTCTATTTACGCGCATAAGACTCAAACGCAGCTGCCAGACGAAGATTTCCCGCCCATGCAGAACCTGAGGAGGCTTGTGCCATGGCCTTCCTCATTTTGTTTGGTGGAAAGTGATGGAGTGTTGGTGAGAGAAGACGAGGCCAAGACTTATGAGAGCGCGAGCTCCTTGTCACTTGCCACGTTCGCCTCGCTCTTGATTGAGTTCGTGGCGAGGCTGCAGATTGTGGTGGACTGCTTTGAGGAGCTCAGTGAGGAGGCAGAGTTTATAGATCCTGATGTTGTTGTTCTAACAAAACGTGGAGGGATTTGGACAAGGCTAGTGAGGAGTTTGAGGTTTAAGAAGTGA